Part of the Bacillus cabrialesii genome is shown below.
CCTGTAAAAATTCTTCAGCAATAAACGGCGCTTCAAACGTGACCGCCTTTGGCACGTTAATCGATTTGAGATAGTCATTGACTCTGTTAAATTCATCTTCTGCCGTCTCAGTGTCCGTAATCAGCGTGACACCGATTGAACTTGCTAAGTATGTAGGCTTTAAGATAAGAGGTGTGCCGATCTCTGCAAGTGCGGCACGGAAATCCTCAAGAGTTGTGACTCGTTTGTTTTTGATCGATTTGACTCCCGCTTTATTAAAAGCGTCTCTCATTTTATTTTTATCTCTGGCATTTTCGGCAGCCTGCACCCCGGCGCCCCTTAGGCCCAGGCGTTCACAGGCTTTCGCCATCGGGGCAATGAATAATTCATTGTTTGTCGTGATGGCGTCCGCCTCAAACATGTTGGCAACCTTGACGATTTGCTCGACGACCTCTTCTTCAGGCTTGTCATGATCCTCATGCGCCCAATAAATAGAATCGGGATGTTCAAAATCAGCTAAGCTCTGAAAATAGTCTTTATCTTTTATAACCGCGACCGAGTATTTTTCAATCAGTGCTGCATGGGAAGCTGTAATTGCAAAAGGTCTTGGAATAAAGCTGACCAGGTTATATTTTTCAGCAGCGCTTTTATAAAACATGTGCGGCGGGCAGCCACCAAGATCAGCGATGACCAATACTGTTTTTCTCTCCATATGTAAAAACACTCCTTCTCTATTGTGCGGTGTATCCTCCGTCTGCGGTGATGGCGCTTCCGGTCATATAGCTTGATAAATCCGAGGCTAAAAACAGCATCACGTTTGCGATTTCTTCGGGTTTCCCGAGCCTCAGCAGCGGATTTACCTTTGCCTTTTCTTTTTTGATCTCTTCAAGGGTGCCTTCATTATTTTCAAGGAATGATTTCTCATTCAGCGGTGTGTCGATAATTCCCGGGCATACGCAGTTGACGCGAATTTGATGTTTCGCATAATCAACGGCCATTGACTTTGTCAGCTGCAGAACGCCGCCTTTGCTGGCGTTATAGGCCGGAATATCAGGCCATGCCACGAGTCCGCCGACTGAACATGTATTAATGATGTTGCCCTTACCGGCAGCCAGCATATGCTTGAGTGCGTGCTTGCTCATTAAAAATGTGCCGGTCAAATTGACTTGCAGCACCTTGTTCCAATCGCTGAGCTCCATCTCGTGAATGGGGGCCACAATTTCGATGCCTGCGTTATTAATCAATACATCCAGCCCTCCAAATGTATCAACCGCCGATTGAACAGCGTGCTGACAGGCAGCTTCGTCTGTAATGTCGGTTTGCACAAAATGCAGCCTGTCATTATTTTCTTTCCGGACCATCGCTTCTCCCTGCGCCTCGTCAATATCCGCCACAACGACATTGGCCTGCTGGTTCAAAAAAGCCTGAACCGCCGCATAACCAATGCCTGATGCGCCTCCTGTGATGAGGACGGTTTTATCAGTGAGGTTCATGATCACTCATCCGCCTTTATTTTTTTTGCTTTTGCTCTGTTGTAGCGCGGCGGGAAGAAAATATTAATTGATTTTGATTCTTTTTCGGAACGGTTGATGGCGCCGTGATCTTCCCGCGGCTCACAGAAATAAGCTGTGCCGAATTTCATATCGACTGTGCAGCCTTCGACGGTCATGTCGTATCCGCCGCCAATGCAGATGCCGATTTGTTCATTCTTATGTTTATGGAAAGGCATTTCTCCGCCATTTCCAGGGATTTTGGCCAGCATGATCTCCACCCAGTCCTCAACAAAGAACGTGACTTCCATGCCCGGCAATAGGTCTCTTGTTTTGAAAATATTCAAAAAATAGTCCTCAGGACTTGTATATTGTTCATCAGCTTTCAGCCGCTTGATATCAATAGCAATGACTTCTTGGTCCGTGTCGTTTCTTGCCCCGTGAGGCACATGCGGCGGCGCGATATACGCAGATTCCAAGGCTGTCATCTTTCTCGTCACATCTCCGACAGTCATCATCAGCTCGCCAGAAATGACCATGCCGATTTGGACTTCCTTATGCTGATGGGGTTCAACATTGGTATGAGGCGGGACGTAAGACATTAATACTTCAGTATCGCCTCTTACGGTTGAATACTGTCTCACTCCGTTTTCCCATTCAATTAATTTCGGTGTCGGGAAATAAAGCTCCTGCATATCTTCTTTAGTTTTCATCATTAACGTCTCCTTTTCCAAATAATGACCAGCTCATTGGGATGCTTTTGAATGTTTTCACAAATGTAAGCCCGTACTTTTGCCGTGCAAGCTCATTGGTTAAGGCAATGTCATACACGCCTTCTTTTACTTTTCTTGCAGCTTGGCTGGTCGAATTGACCAGTTTGAAACGTACATCTTTGAGGGTAAAGTATTTTATTAAATTAATAGGTGATGGATGTGAAACAACAACAGATGTATCAAGCATATCGTCGCTGAAATCAAAATCAGGACGAACAGCCAGGCCGTACATGGGTGTATCGCACCTGAAGATCTGCAAAAGCTGCAAATCCGGCCTCATGTAGAAATGCTTAATGCCGTCGTAAGCGTGTGGGACGATGGTATATTCCAGCGGGCTTTGAAGCGTCCTTTCGATGCATGATTCAAATGTATCATGCAAGGACAATTTACTATTCAGCCCCTGTTGAAGAGTAAAGTTGGAGATGAAATGTTTTGCTGCGTACTCACTGCTTGTCCCCTCAGGGCCGAGCGTGTTGACTGTAATCAGTTTGGATATTGAATCAGTTCTGTTTTTTGTCTGAATGCTATTATCCAATATAATCATGAGCACCAACCAATCTTTTAAAATTTTAAGTAAATTTTATCCAGCGACAATTGAACTGTCAACGTTTTTTGAAAATATTGATAATTATTCCCATACAAACAAAAAAACCCTTAAGAAAGGGTTTTTTATTATAGTAATTTAGAAAATATGTTTATTGGGATAAGGATTGATCCGCTTTTTGCTCATGCTTGCCGTACTTTTTATATGCGAATACACTGAGCACAAATCCGAGCACTGTGATGGCGGCACATATAAAACCGACAGCTGCATACCCGTATCCCACATATACAGGTCCCATCAAAGCAGAGCCTAATGTCACAGCCAGATTCGAGGCGAGGCTGTAAAACGCCATGATTTTCCCGCGATGGCGCTCTGAGCAGTCACTCAAAATGGTGCTGAGCAGCGTCACCGTCAAGCTTTGCATTAATCCCCAAATAAACAGGCTGACGATTAACAGAATCATTGAAGCCGGCGCATATGCTAAACATGCCAGCAGCACGCTGATGACTCCCAGCGCAATCAAAAGTGAGCGCATTTTT
Proteins encoded:
- the bacC gene encoding dihydroanticapsin 7-dehydrogenase, which produces MNLTDKTVLITGGASGIGYAAVQAFLNQQANVVVADIDEAQGEAMVRKENNDRLHFVQTDITDEAACQHAVQSAVDTFGGLDVLINNAGIEIVAPIHEMELSDWNKVLQVNLTGTFLMSKHALKHMLAAGKGNIINTCSVGGLVAWPDIPAYNASKGGVLQLTKSMAVDYAKHQIRVNCVCPGIIDTPLNEKSFLENNEGTLEEIKKEKAKVNPLLRLGKPEEIANVMLFLASDLSSYMTGSAITADGGYTAQ
- the bacB gene encoding 3-((4R)-4-hydroxycyclohexa-1,5-dien-1-yl)-2-oxopropanoate isomerase codes for the protein MKTKEDMQELYFPTPKLIEWENGVRQYSTVRGDTEVLMSYVPPHTNVEPHQHKEVQIGMVISGELMMTVGDVTRKMTALESAYIAPPHVPHGARNDTDQEVIAIDIKRLKADEQYTSPEDYFLNIFKTRDLLPGMEVTFFVEDWVEIMLAKIPGNGGEMPFHKHKNEQIGICIGGGYDMTVEGCTVDMKFGTAYFCEPREDHGAINRSEKESKSINIFFPPRYNRAKAKKIKADE
- the bacA gene encoding prephenate decarboxylase codes for the protein MIILDNSIQTKNRTDSISKLITVNTLGPEGTSSEYAAKHFISNFTLQQGLNSKLSLHDTFESCIERTLQSPLEYTIVPHAYDGIKHFYMRPDLQLLQIFRCDTPMYGLAVRPDFDFSDDMLDTSVVVSHPSPINLIKYFTLKDVRFKLVNSTSQAARKVKEGVYDIALTNELARQKYGLTFVKTFKSIPMSWSLFGKGDVNDEN